The Anaerolineae bacterium genome includes a window with the following:
- a CDS encoding dihydrodipicolinate synthase family protein, translating to MRTFSGVMPALVTPFTPDDKPDLHVLRALVEYHLSKGVNGFYLCGSTGEGLALTVAERQAITGTVLEQVAGRVPVLVHVGALALHDAITLAIHAREQGAAAISSILPANYTTLDSLRAYFERLAEAVPDLPLLPYLIHPQIAPLQLMEALLPIPGIGGTKYTGPDMYEMGQIIQMGQGRPWTVFSGMDEQCVYAAMMGANGCIGSTINLMPGAYLRLKALVAGGRLAEAHDLQLRINRVTTVLIRYGVLAALKYALGLLGFDCGQPRLPSSSLPAAQQPALRAALEQQDFMALVHLTAPEPTTGTPA from the coding sequence GTATCACCTCAGCAAAGGTGTCAATGGCTTTTACCTGTGCGGTTCCACCGGCGAAGGCCTTGCGCTTACAGTTGCCGAACGCCAGGCGATCACCGGGACCGTACTGGAACAGGTTGCCGGACGCGTCCCCGTTCTGGTGCATGTGGGCGCGCTGGCCCTCCACGACGCGATAACGCTGGCCATCCATGCCCGCGAACAGGGCGCGGCAGCCATCAGCAGCATCCTGCCCGCCAATTACACGACGCTCGACAGTCTGCGAGCTTACTTCGAACGGCTGGCGGAGGCAGTCCCGGACCTGCCCCTGCTGCCCTACCTGATCCACCCGCAGATCGCCCCGCTGCAGCTTATGGAGGCACTGCTGCCGATTCCCGGTATCGGCGGGACCAAGTACACCGGCCCGGATATGTACGAGATGGGGCAGATCATCCAGATGGGGCAGGGCCGCCCATGGACGGTATTCTCCGGCATGGACGAGCAATGCGTCTATGCGGCCATGATGGGCGCCAATGGCTGCATTGGCTCCACCATTAACCTGATGCCGGGGGCTTACCTGCGGCTCAAAGCGCTGGTTGCCGGGGGGCGACTGGCCGAAGCGCACGATCTGCAACTGCGCATCAACCGGGTGACAACCGTCTTGATCCGGTACGGCGTCCTGGCGGCGCTCAAGTACGCCCTCGGCCTGCTCGGTTTCGATTGCGGCCAGCCGCGCCTGCCCAGCTCATCCCTGCCCGCCGCGCAACAACCAGCGCTCAGGGCCGCGCTGGAACAGCAGGACTTCATGGCTCTGGTACACCTGACTGCCCCGGAACCAACCACCGGAACTCCGGCATAG